A genome region from Carya illinoinensis cultivar Pawnee chromosome 2, C.illinoinensisPawnee_v1, whole genome shotgun sequence includes the following:
- the LOC122300403 gene encoding multiple organellar RNA editing factor 3, mitochondrial, whose translation MAYFTACRSLASLLTRPFSYSYSSSLFSRSRFALALLVNYQPQLIPDWVKIPTRSKTSGSGYSPLNDPSPNWSNRPPKETILLDGCDYEHWLIVMEFPTDPKPSEEEMINSYVKTLANVVGSEEEAKNKIYSVCTTTYTGFGALISEELSYKVKGLPGVLWVLPDSYLDVPNKDYGGDLFIDGKVIRRPQYTDMRQQATRSRPRPRYDRRRETMQVQRRETMQRQNMPQGQGVPAQPPTSMDSQNSS comes from the exons ATGGCGTACTTCACCGCCTGCCGCAGTTTAGCTTCACTTCTCACCCGACCTTTCTcttattcttattcttcttcacTCTTTTCTCGTTCTCGCTTCGCTCTGGCACTCCTGGTCAACTACCAGCCCCAACTCATCCCCGACTGGGTCAAAATCCCTACCCGTTCCAAGACCTCTGGGTCTGGCTACTCGCCCCTTAACGACCCGTCTCCCAACTGGAGCAACCGCCCCCCAAAGGAGACGATCCTCCTCGATGGCTGCGACTACGAACACTGGCTCATCGTCATGGAGTTCCCCACTGACCCCAAACCCTCCGAGGAGGAAATGATTAACTCCTATGTCAAAACCCTAGCCAATGTTGTAGGAAG tGAGGAGGAGGCGAAGAATAAGATATACTCGGTTTGTACGACTACGTATACAGGATTTGGCGCTTTGATTTCCGAAGAACTTTCATATAAAGTTaaag GATTACCTGGTGTACTTTGGGTGTTGCCGGATTCATATCTTGATGTACCCAACAAAGATTATGGAG gGGATTTGTTTATCGATGGGAAGGTCATCCGTAGGCCGCAATATACTGATATGAGACAACAAGCAACTAGGAGCAGGCCTCGTCCACGCTATGATAGACGCCGAGAAACAATGCAGGTTCAGAGGAGAGAGACAATGCAAAGACAGAACATGCCCCAAGGTCAGGGAGTGCCTGCACAGCCACCAACATCAATGGATAGCCAGAATTCGTCTTAG